A stretch of the Lactuca sativa cultivar Salinas chromosome 9, Lsat_Salinas_v11, whole genome shotgun sequence genome encodes the following:
- the LOC111903444 gene encoding mitogen-activated protein kinase kinase kinase 1, producing MYAKQKQLGRRLERRNAFKNVDYDASTSTSSSSSSSSPLFDIQSAHRTQSLDIRLLSDGISHRVEGNEGEVDLICRSLGLSGPEDFAIPAADWEAHKAFSPTGSNYFIGSRFGCFTPDSTNQSPRSDFSEGFESPATVNCDEVQLDIGYLRLTKAEEVRVLVDNGGRNGGDAVIGTGISEIKRVNECSEGNGKGRIKGVRPPLLARPPAMPRVIVDNPGSGGVSVRRFAPVISSLTEDTAAYVKPPAAKNAVPSGTMTLRSILPQSILDTTDCEDDVCSTATPELDFFVSPNGSVRFNIKNWQKGDFLGSGSFGTVYEGFNEYGFFFAVKEVSLLDQGTQGQQSILQLEQEIFLLSQFQHDNIVRYLGTDKDDGKLYIFLELVPKGSLANLYQKYHLRDSQVSTYTRQILSGLSYLHDRNVVHRDIKCANILVDVSGSVKLADFGLAKATKLNDIKSCKGTPYWMAPEVVNNRKNKGYGPAADIWSLGCTVLEMLTSRVPYSHLEGMQALFRIGRGELPSIPKTLSEEARDFILQCLQVNPNNRPTAFQLLNHSFVKSAVCMNLSPVSPLCGARLP from the exons ATGTACGCGAAGCAAAAGCAATTAGGGCggaggcttgaacgaagaaatgCATTCAAAAATGTCGATTATGACGCATCTACATCgacctcatcatcttcttcttcgtcttcgCCCTTGTTTGATATTCAATCAGCTCATCGAACTCAATCACTTGATATTCGTTTGTTATCGGATGGAATTAGTCACCGGGTTGAAGGAAATGAAGGCGAGGTCGACCTGATTTGCCGGTCTCTAGGGCTGTCTGGGCCGGAAGATTTTGCAATTCCGGCTGCTGATTGGGAAGCTCATAAAGCTTTCTCTCCAACGGGTAGTAATTATTTCATTGGTTCTAGATTTGGTTGTTTTACTCCGGATTCAACCAATCAATCTCCAAGGAGTGATTTCTCGGAGGGTTTTGAATCTCCAGCCACGGTTAATTGCGACGAGGTCCAGCTTGATATTGGATATTTGCGATTAACAAAGGCGGAGGAAGTTAGGGTTTTGGTGGACAATGGAGGTAGAAATGGTGGCGATGCTGTGATCGGAACTGGAATCAGTGAGATCAAACGTGTAAACGAGTGTTCGGAAGGTAATGGTAAAGGTAGAATCAAGGGTGTCCGACCGCCGTTACTTGCTCGTCCTCCTGCTATGCCACGAGTGATTGTCGATAATCCTGGTTCCGGTGGGGTTTCAGTTCGTCGTTTTGCTCCAGTTATCAGCTCGTTAACTGAAGATACGGCGGCGTATGTAAAACCTCCGGCTGCTAAAAATGCAGTGCCAAGTGGGACGATGACATTAAGATCCATTCTTCCTCAATCTATCTTGGATACAACCGATTGTGAGGATGATGTTTGCTCTACTGCAACCCCTGAACTCGATTTTTTTGTTTCACCAAATGGATCTGTGAGGTTCAATATCAAAAACTGGCAGAAGGGCGATTTTCTTGGAAGTGGGTCGTTTGGAACTGTTTATGAAGGCTTCAATGA GTATGGATTCTTTTTTGCAGTGAAGGAGGTCTCCTTGCTTGATCAAGGAACCCAAGGACAGCAGAGCATTCTTCAACTTGAACAG GAGATATTTTTATTAAGTCAATTCCAACATGATAACATAGTTCGATACCTTGGGACAGATAAG GATGATGGAAAACTATACATCTTTCTTGAACTTGTACCCAAAGGTTCTTTAGCAAATCTTTATCAAAAGTATCACTTGCGGGATTCCCAAGTGTCTACATACACAAGGCAGATTTTGAGTGGTTTGAGTTATCTTCATGACCGAAATGTAGTACATAG GGATATAAAATGTGCTAATATATTGGTCGATGTTAGCGGATCTGTAAAGCTTGCAGATTTCGGGTTGGCAAAG GCGACGAAATTAAATGACATCAAATCTTGCAAGGGGACTCCATATTGGATGGCACCCGAG GTTGTTAATAATCGAAAAAACAAGGGATATGGACCTGCAGCCGATATATGGAGTCTCGGGTGTACTGTGTTGGAGATGCTAACAAGTCGAGTTCCATACTCCCACTTAGAAGGG ATGCAAGCATTATTCAGAATTGGTAGAGGCGAACTACCTTCCATTCCTAAAACATTGTCTGAAGAGGCCCGGGATTTCATACTTCAATGCTTACAAGTTAACCCAAACAATCGGCCTACtgctttccaattattgaatcacTCATTTGTGAAGAGTGCAGTGTGCATGAACTTAAGCCCTGTTTCTCCACTATGTGGGGCCCGATTACCTTGA
- the LOC111903445 gene encoding kinetochore protein NDC80 homolog → MRGPAGRRPPTERFVGDHRITTPTSVDPRQFNVGVGGTRRDSDGSFCSSRPSSCYSAGVNHHRPPSAVVVNDRSYQSLAVSTINSYLSACSFPIFFKLKPLPSGKDITETLKFILTRLEYPPGNKIEDDLFVVLKWLNCPIKMNKSALKSPGTPHMFPTVLAVLHWLVQIAMYNEHLANSTQSQSISGDSMFIYTLNTYLLYIRGDDDAMEREDENFMEKLHQEKISLEENIKVKSGDVKDLEAKLEAMKSGPSLRESKEEEQGMLEKDIKKFNELIEQLQTHVVSVEKLLEEKEKELGTKIEERVRMCEENEELKKKVEEQAMNMRDAERMKRELQSVERDIGEAEIERNKWEEKCWDLNAVMGTNLKELEALQIECNQTMRRLKLGNDFQYELNDKGLTPAEVLGMDYKSTLKPALKSASDDVKTSSMENLESLISLQQLSRDINAKIDAKRNRIAVLQSRIEEVENQLNLIKKETQEHTSRCAMEAQKLIESFEAESHKVDVVEKEALELAQNSKAKLQETMKRNEEEIQKCAHELLASIDSISKYKESMLSTISQIKNQVSETALAIAHIHKASLTTSNILIYEN, encoded by the exons ATGAGAGGCCCCGCCGGACGCCGCCCTCCAACGGAGCGCTTCGTCGGCGACCACCGCATCACTACACCAACATCTGTAGATCCACGGCAGTTCAATGTTGGCGTTGGAGGAACCCGCCGAGATTCCGACGGTAGTTTCTGCAGTAGCCGTCCCTCTTCTTGTTACTCTGCTGGCGTCAATCACCACCGTCCGCCGTCCGCCGTCGTCGTCAACGACCGGTCCTACCAAAGCCTCGCTGTTTCCACCATCAATTCCTACCTATCCGCATGTTCCTTCCCTATCTTCTTCAAACTTAAACCCCTCCCGTCTGGCAAAGACATCACCGAAACCCTAAAATTCATTCTCACTCGCCTCGAATATCCGCCTGGTAATAAGATCGAGGACGATCTGTTTGTAGTTTTGAAATGGTTGAATTGCCCGATTAAGATGAACAAGTCGGCCTTAAAATCCCCCGGAACGCCTCACATGTTTCCTACTGTTTTAGCCGTGCTTCATTGGCTTGTACAGATTGCAATGTATAACGAGCACCTTGCAAATTCCACTCAGTCACAGTCGATTTCTGGCGACAGCATGTTCATCTATACTCTGAATACTTACCTGCTTTACATAAGGGGAGACGACGATGCAATGGAAAGGGAGGATGAAAATTTCATGGAGAAGTTACACCAG GAGAAAATCTCTCTGGAGGAGAATATAAAGGTCAAATCAGGAGATGTGAAGGATCTGGAGGCAAAACTGGAGGCAATGAAGTCTGGGCCATCACTGAGGGAATCAAAGGAGGAGGAACAGGGAATGTTGGAAAAGGATATTAAGAAGTTCAACGAATTAATCGAACAGTTGCAGACACATGTTGTGTCTGTGGAGAAGCTATTGGAAGAAAAAGAGAAGGAATTGGGAACTAAAATAGAGGAGAGGGTTAGGATGTGTGAGGAGAATGAAGAGTTGAAGAAGAAAGTGGAAGAACAGGCTATGAATATGAGAGATGCAGAGAGGATGAAGAGAGAGTTACAATCAGTGGAAAGAGATATTGGAGAGGCTGAGATCGAAAGGAACAAATGGGAGGAGAAATGCTGGGATCTTAATGCTGTCATGGGGACAAATTTAAAGGAGCTTGAGGCACTACAGATCGAATGCAACCAGACTATGAGGAG GTTGAAACTAGGAAATGATTTCCAGTATGAGTTGAATGACAAAGGTTTAACACCTGCTGAGGTGCTTGGGATGGATTATAAATCAACACTGAAGCCTGCACTAAAGTCTGCTAGTGATGATGTAAAGACAAGTTCAATGGAAAATCTTGAAAGTTTGATATCTCTTCAGCAATTATCCCGCGACATTAATGCAAAAATTGATGCCAAAAGAAATCGTATTGCTGTACTTCAATCACGAATTGAGGAA GTGGAAAATCAATTAAACCTGATAAAGAAGGAAACACAAGAACACACCTCTCGATGTGCAATGGAAGCTCAAAAATTGATAGAAAGCTTTGAAGCCGAGTCTCATAAAGTGGATGTTGTTGAAAAAGAAGCTCTTGAACTTGCTCAG AATTCAAAAGCAAAGTTACAAGAAACAATGAAGAGAAACGAAGAAGAAATTCAAAAATGTGCTCATGAGCTTTTAGCATCGATTGATTCCATCTCAAAGTACAAAGAATCCATGCTTTCAACAATTTCACAAATCAAAAACCAAGTCTCAGAAACCGCTCTTGCTATAGCACACATTCACAAGGCTTCATTAACCACTTCAAATATCCTGATTTATGAAAACTAA